From one Anopheles cruzii chromosome 3, idAnoCruzAS_RS32_06, whole genome shotgun sequence genomic stretch:
- the LOC128274665 gene encoding mitochondrial dicarboxylate carrier-like, whose amino-acid sequence MTTKGPQKVSRWYFGGLASAGSAYCTHPLDLLKVIYQIDMRTNLSMFQLAREIVHDEGLTALYSGVTAAVLRQLTYSTTRFAIYELGKQSEFGKESGFFGRVVMAAIGGTVGGFVGSPADLINVRMQNDVKLPPSQRRNYKNAIDGIMRVWREEGFRRLFSGASSATARSVFMTIGQLTFYDQAKYTLFQTGYFTDNIGTHFLASVIAGGIATTMTQPIDVVKTVMMNAKPGEFRNIGAILRHIGKLGPVGFFKGFVPRFIRLGPHTVLTFIFLEQLRINFGIVQAQAP is encoded by the exons ATGACTACGAAAGGACCACAAAAGGTTTCTCGATGGTACTTTGGGGGTTTGGCAAGCGCCGGTTCAGCGTATTGTACGCACCCCCTCGATCTGCTGAAAGTCATTTATCAGATCGACATGCGAACCAACCTGTCGATGTTCCAGCTTGCCCGCGAAATTGTTCATGATGAAGGATTGACTGCCCTATACAGTGGAGTTACTGCAGCAGTACTGCGCCAGCTGACCTACTCCACGACCCGCTTCGCCATCTATGAACTGGGCAAACAGTCCGAGTTTGGCAAAGAGTCCGGTTTCTTTGGCCGCGTAGTGATGGCCGCCATCGGTGGGACGGTGGGAGGGTTCGTTGGTTCTCCTGCCGATCTGATTAACGTACGAATGCAGAACGATGTCAAACTACCTCCGTCGCAGCGACGCAA ctATAAAAATGCAATCGATGGCATCATGCGCGTTTGGCGAGAGGAGGGATTCCGGAGGCTGTTCTCCGGCGCAAGCTCAGCGACAGCACGGTCCGTATTTATGACCATAGGACAGCTCACTTTCTACGACCAAGCGAAGTACACGCTCTTCCAGACGGGGTACTTCACGGACAACATTGGCACGCATTTTCTCGCTTCCGTAATTGCGGGTGGAATCGCAACCACAATGACCCAACCGATCGACGTAGTGAAGACTGTGATGATGAACGCTAAACCGGGCGAGTTTCGCAATATCGGCGCCATCCTGCGGCACATCGGCAAGCTCGGGCCGGTGGGATTTTTCAAGGGATTCGTGCCACGTTTCATTCGCCTTGGGCCGCACACAGTGTTAACGTTCATATTTTTGGAGCAGCTGCGAATCAATTTTGGGATAGTTCAAGCGCAGGCACCCTGA
- the LOC128274664 gene encoding mitochondrial dicarboxylate carrier-like, with product MASIDNKKRISYWYFGGLASAGAACCTHPLDLLKVTLQTQQEGKISLLQLTGKVVRTQGVLALYNGLSASLLRQLTYSTTRFGIYEVGKQAMGNDSGFLAKAALAGAAGAAGGFVGTPADMVNVRMQNDIKLPAEQRRNYKNAIDGLLRVYREEGFGRLFSGASTATSRAVFMTIGQLSFYDLVKDLLLTSGYFGDNLTTHFLSSLTAGAIATTLTQPLDVLKTRAMNAKPGEFSSVWDIVRFTARLGPLGFFKGYVPAFVRLGPHTILTFVFLEQLRMNFGYLKPTTKEN from the exons ATGGCCAGCATCGACAATAAGAAGCGTATCTCATACTGGTACTTTGGTGGGCTGGCCAGTGCCGGCGCGGCATGCTGTACCCATCCGCTGGATCTGCTGAAAGTAACACTGCAAACACAGCAGGAAGGCAAAATATCATTGCTCCAGCTGACCGGGAAGGTGGTGCGCACGCAAGGCGTACTGGCACTCTACAATGGACTGTCGGCTTCGCTTTTGCGCCAGCTGACCTACTCCACGACACGGTTCGGCATCTACGAGGTTGGCAAACAAGCGATGGGCAACGACTCTGGGTTTCTCGCCAAAGCAGCTTTAGCGGGAGCGGCCGGAGCGGCGGGCGGTTTCGTCGGTACACCCGCCGACATGGTGAACGTCCGTATGCAAAACGATATCAAGTTGCCAGCCGAACAGCGAAGAAA CTACAAAAATGCAATCGACGGCCTATTACGTGTGTACCGGGAGGAGGGCTTCGGGCGGCTCTTCTCCGGTGCCTCGACAGCAACGTCCCGTGCTGTGTTCATGACGATTGGTCAGCTGTCGTTCTACGATCTGGTGAAGGATCTACTGCTGACGTCGGGCTACTTCGGCGATAATCTCACGACGCATTTCCTGTCGTCTTTGACGGCCGGTGCCATCGCAACCACGCTGACACAACCACTCGACGTACTCAAGACGCGTGCCATGAACGCCAAGCCGGGAGAGTTCAGCAGCGTTTGGGACATTGTCCGCTTCACGGCCCGGCTCGGACCGCTTGGGTTCTTTAAGGGTTACGTGCCGGCGTTTGTCCGTCTCGGCCCGCACACCATTCTCACGTTTGTGTTCCTGGAGCAGTTGCGTATGAACTTTGGCTACCTGAAACCAACGACGAAGGAGAACTAG
- the LOC128274666 gene encoding uncharacterized protein LOC128274666 — translation MSRDILAACCWPTAGYSSHNTGDIPRNTVIQERTDTDGSFLIATLLTNYLKLSGDNHVLLFATHQNKAHYISACQKLTFNTAAAIESGTLCIVDMLAELYDDCNTSCPPSASGARLLQLISERVASYSKRNTMVIVDDLGFFTNLHPTGENDVIDFAEDLLCRSYQAIQHIVVKVNVSECFSRLCAYIGDIAQVAITLEPLASGNFREVDGRLTVSRLAGSGHDLTTLREHHRTLLYKVCDRQIRTYAPGEPGIKNL, via the coding sequence ATGTCGAGGGATATCCTGGCAGCGTGCTGTTGGCCAACGGCAGGATACTCGTCACATAACACCGGCGATATACCGCGCAACACCGTGATACAGGAACGAACCGATACCGATGGAAGTTTTCTGATTGCTACGCTGCTGACCAACTACCTCAAGCTGTCGGGCGATAATCATGTCCTGCTGTTTGCAACACACCAAAATAAAGCGCACTACATCAGCGCGTGCCAGAAGTTAACATTCAACACGGCTGCCGCCATCGAGTCTGGGACTTTGTGCATCGTCGACATGTTGGCCGAACTGTACGACGATTGCAACACCTCATGTCCACCATCGGCAAGCGGTGCTAGGCTGCTGCAACTCATCAGCGAGCGCGTAGCTTCGTACTCAAAGCGCAACACCATGGTCATCGTTGACGATCTTGGTTTCTTCACGAATCTTCATCCGACCGGAGAAAACGATGTGATAGATTTCGCCGAAGATTTGCTTTGTCGATCCTATCAAGCTATTCAGCACATTGTGGTGAAGGTCAATGTGTCGGAATGTTTCAGCCGGCTCTGTGCCTACATTGGCGACATAGCGCAGGTAGCCATCACCCTTGAGCCGCTTGCCTCGGGCAACTTCCGGGAGGTCGACGGTCGCTTAACGGTTTCCCGCTTGGCGGGCAGTGGACACGATTTGACAACGTTGCGGGAGCATCATAGAACGTTACTGTACAAGGTTTGTGACCGACAGATCCGGACCTATGCGCCGGGAGAGCCGGGTATTAAAAACTTGTAA